The Christiangramia flava JLT2011 genome has a segment encoding these proteins:
- a CDS encoding gamma-glutamylcyclotransferase family protein — protein sequence MTPVLLFTYGTLQQETVQLEVFGRKLKAWPDELHGFERRFIRIPDEESGTEYPILYQSETSDSIIKGSLYEIEEQELLKADAYEGENYRRIRLDLKSGKRAWVYIGV from the coding sequence GTGACACCCGTGCTGCTTTTTACCTACGGAACGCTTCAGCAGGAAACTGTTCAACTGGAAGTCTTCGGAAGAAAATTAAAGGCTTGGCCGGACGAACTCCACGGATTTGAACGGCGTTTCATCCGTATTCCCGATGAAGAATCTGGCACCGAATACCCCATTCTTTACCAATCTGAAACAAGCGACTCTATCATCAAAGGCAGCCTTTATGAAATAGAAGAACAGGAATTACTAAAAGCAGACGCTTATGAAGGCGAAAACTATCGCCGCATAAGGCTTGATTTGAAATCTGGAAAAAGAGCCTGGGTATATATTGGCGTCTAA
- a CDS encoding CBS domain-containing protein has product MGIKSFMGRRAEPVKPAEAPMLVRDYMSSNLVTFTENEHILDVMDKLIRHNISGGCVINDQNELIGIISEGDCMKQVSDSRYYNMPMEDLTVGKRMNCRVETIDGNMNVLDAAKKFIEMKFRRFPIVENGKLIGQISQRDVMRAALTLKAHNWQY; this is encoded by the coding sequence ATGGGAATTAAAAGTTTTATGGGTCGCCGGGCAGAGCCGGTGAAACCCGCCGAAGCGCCGATGTTGGTAAGAGATTATATGAGTTCTAACCTGGTGACCTTTACGGAAAATGAACACATCCTGGATGTGATGGATAAACTAATTCGCCATAACATTTCGGGAGGCTGCGTGATCAATGATCAAAATGAATTGATCGGGATCATTTCAGAAGGGGACTGCATGAAGCAGGTTTCAGACAGTCGCTATTATAACATGCCTATGGAAGATCTCACGGTTGGCAAACGCATGAATTGCCGCGTGGAAACCATAGATGGCAATATGAACGTGCTGGATGCCGCTAAAAAATTCATTGAAATGAAATTCCGAAGATTTCCAATCGTTGAAAACGGAAAACTCATCGGGCAGATCAGTCAGCGGGATGTCATGCGAGCAGCGCTCACCCTGAAAGCGCACAACTGGCAATATTAG
- a CDS encoding M28 family peptidase: MSKRLTGLLAFLLLILAVWISFNFDQSNYHSGESMTATAFSTDRALKHIEKIGSIPHYVGSAAHSEMRNYIVDQLQEMGLEVQTQEGYNLDARGTLVLPENILARIKGSGNGNALILMTHYDSAPHSSNGASDAGSGVATILEGLRAFLEKETPHQNDIIILFTDAEELGLNGAELFVKDHPWARDAKLALNFEARGSGGNSFMLLETNGSNSRLIKAFKAANPKFPVSNSLAYSIYKMLPNDTDLTVLREDANINGYNFAFIDDHFDYHTAMDLPARLDRSTLKQQGSYLMPLLDYFKDADLDKLNSDRDLIYFNLPFGEFVTYPYDWIIPMLIVAISAFILLLIYGMRRQAFKIGDIFFGFLPMLISLIASGIGVWLFWKACLFLYPGYDEILQGFPYNGYNYLAAGILLAIGICFYVYHLFRKKSGGKNLFIAPLLLWIIVCALLSVYLTGASYFLLPVFFGLIQLFVMIRQEKPNRALMALLCFPAIVLIAPFVWSLPVALGLKMLFASGILAALLFLLHIPVFGYFKKLKTFGTLCLIAFAVLVIIAHFRSGFNENRPKPNSLVYVQDLDEKTANFYSYDHISDDWTEKIFGDDPQVHTNPESNFSSKYGNGFTFSAEAPMIDLPQPSVILSEIENDTANISRYSMKIAPNRPVNRIEIYELNDINFQDFSANGLAAGSLKKAEETYHVHGKRWQERVLTYYVTNRDTLSLEFSFENRPDHKPKFVIYESAYDLIGNRELGVEKRPKGMIPKPFILNDATILKKTVSLEKE; the protein is encoded by the coding sequence ATGAGTAAGAGATTAACCGGCCTTCTGGCCTTTTTACTATTGATCCTGGCTGTTTGGATCAGTTTTAATTTTGATCAGTCTAATTACCATTCCGGCGAGAGCATGACGGCAACGGCCTTTTCGACTGATAGAGCCCTGAAACATATAGAAAAAATTGGAAGCATCCCCCATTATGTAGGCAGTGCTGCACATAGTGAGATGCGAAATTATATCGTAGACCAGCTTCAGGAAATGGGATTGGAAGTCCAAACGCAGGAAGGCTATAACCTGGATGCCCGTGGTACGCTGGTGCTGCCTGAAAACATCCTGGCCAGGATCAAAGGTTCCGGCAATGGCAATGCGCTTATTTTGATGACACACTACGATAGTGCGCCGCATTCTTCTAATGGAGCCAGTGATGCGGGGAGCGGCGTGGCTACCATTTTGGAAGGGCTACGGGCGTTTCTTGAAAAAGAAACACCGCATCAAAACGATATTATCATCCTCTTTACAGATGCTGAAGAGTTAGGTCTCAACGGCGCCGAACTATTTGTAAAAGATCATCCCTGGGCCAGGGATGCTAAACTGGCACTGAACTTTGAAGCGCGAGGCAGTGGCGGCAACAGTTTTATGTTGCTGGAAACTAACGGAAGCAATTCCCGGCTAATCAAGGCTTTTAAAGCAGCAAACCCAAAATTCCCGGTCAGCAACTCGCTGGCCTACAGTATTTATAAAATGCTTCCAAACGATACTGATCTTACGGTTCTGCGAGAAGATGCGAATATCAACGGCTATAATTTCGCTTTTATAGATGACCATTTTGATTATCATACCGCGATGGATCTTCCGGCACGACTAGATCGTTCCACGTTGAAACAGCAGGGTTCTTACCTGATGCCTTTACTGGATTATTTTAAAGATGCTGACCTTGATAAGCTGAACAGTGATCGCGATCTGATCTACTTTAACCTGCCGTTTGGTGAATTTGTGACCTATCCATACGACTGGATCATTCCCATGCTCATCGTCGCCATCTCGGCATTTATCCTGCTGCTTATCTACGGAATGCGAAGACAGGCCTTTAAAATTGGTGATATTTTCTTCGGATTTCTTCCTATGTTGATAAGTCTTATCGCATCGGGTATCGGGGTCTGGTTGTTTTGGAAAGCCTGCCTGTTCCTGTATCCGGGATATGATGAAATTCTTCAGGGTTTTCCCTATAATGGTTATAATTACCTGGCTGCCGGCATCCTCCTGGCAATCGGGATCTGCTTCTACGTTTACCATCTTTTTAGGAAAAAAAGCGGCGGAAAAAACCTTTTTATCGCCCCCCTGCTATTATGGATCATCGTCTGTGCCCTGCTATCGGTTTATTTAACGGGCGCATCCTATTTCCTGCTACCGGTATTTTTTGGACTCATCCAGCTATTTGTCATGATCAGGCAGGAAAAACCCAACCGGGCATTGATGGCATTGTTATGCTTTCCTGCAATCGTCCTGATCGCCCCATTTGTATGGAGCCTTCCGGTGGCACTCGGACTAAAAATGCTTTTTGCTTCCGGAATTTTAGCGGCGCTGCTGTTCCTGTTGCACATTCCTGTTTTCGGCTATTTTAAAAAACTGAAAACCTTCGGAACGCTTTGCCTCATCGCTTTCGCTGTACTGGTAATCATTGCACATTTTCGGTCAGGTTTTAATGAGAACCGCCCGAAGCCCAACAGCCTCGTATATGTGCAGGATTTAGATGAAAAAACGGCTAATTTCTATTCTTATGACCATATTTCAGATGACTGGACGGAAAAAATTTTTGGTGATGACCCGCAGGTACATACGAATCCCGAATCAAATTTCAGCAGTAAATATGGCAACGGATTCACATTTTCAGCTGAAGCTCCCATGATCGACCTTCCGCAGCCTTCGGTCATCCTTTCAGAAATCGAGAACGATACCGCCAATATTAGTCGGTATTCCATGAAAATCGCACCGAACAGGCCGGTCAATCGCATCGAGATCTACGAGTTGAACGACATCAATTTCCAGGATTTCAGCGCCAACGGACTCGCTGCTGGCTCGCTTAAAAAAGCCGAAGAAACCTACCATGTGCACGGCAAAAGGTGGCAGGAACGCGTGCTCACCTACTATGTAACCAACCGCGATACGTTAAGCCTGGAATTCAGTTTTGAAAACAGGCCAGATCATAAACCAAAATTCGTAATTTACGAGTCGGCATACGACCTGATAGGAAACAGGGAACTGGGAGTGGAGAAAAGGCCTAAAGGAATGATTCCGAAGCCATTTATCCTGAACGATGCCACTATTTTAAAGAAAACTGTAAGTCTGGAAAAAGAATGA
- a CDS encoding NAD(P)H-binding protein yields the protein MRIAILGCGWLGIELAKKLKKENHEVRGSVANIENMAKLREAKIIPYNIKLFEKGVQGDIRSFFSGCHVIIVAVPPGLRKNPKVNFVKKMRKVLPYVEKADPQKIIYISSTGVYKDEPGFPEYDENASTNNSSDKAIQLRNAELLFLNHKNWNISVVRFGGLFGGDRHPVKYLAGKKELKNPDAPVNLVHREDCINALEKLIGLKKDHSVWNVVYPEHPTRRDYYQREAREKGLEIPEFLENKKQKGKIISSRKLIDLGFKFQHPI from the coding sequence ATGAGAATCGCGATACTGGGATGCGGATGGCTGGGAATTGAACTCGCTAAAAAATTAAAGAAAGAAAATCACGAAGTTAGGGGCTCGGTGGCCAATATCGAGAATATGGCAAAACTGCGGGAAGCGAAGATCATCCCCTATAATATTAAGCTTTTTGAAAAAGGCGTTCAGGGTGATATTCGTTCTTTTTTTTCAGGTTGTCACGTGATTATTGTTGCTGTTCCGCCGGGGCTGAGAAAAAATCCGAAGGTCAATTTTGTAAAAAAGATGCGCAAGGTATTGCCTTATGTGGAAAAAGCCGATCCACAGAAGATCATTTATATCAGTTCCACCGGGGTTTATAAAGACGAACCCGGTTTCCCGGAATATGATGAAAACGCGTCCACCAATAATTCCAGTGATAAAGCTATCCAGCTGCGCAATGCTGAACTATTGTTCCTGAATCATAAAAACTGGAATATTTCGGTGGTACGTTTCGGAGGTTTATTTGGAGGCGACAGGCACCCTGTAAAATACCTTGCTGGCAAAAAAGAACTGAAAAATCCTGATGCTCCGGTGAATCTGGTACATCGTGAAGATTGCATTAATGCGCTGGAAAAACTGATCGGTCTCAAAAAAGATCATTCGGTTTGGAATGTCGTCTACCCCGAACATCCTACGCGCCGTGATTATTACCAAAGGGAGGCCAGGGAAAAAGGCTTGGAAATACCGGAATTTCTTGAAAACAAGAAACAGAAAGGAAAGATCATCAGCTCCAGGAAATTGATCGATTTAGGCTTTAAATTTCAGCATCCTATTTAA
- the hflX gene encoding GTPase HflX translates to MIEKTDLQYEKTVLIGIVTREQDADKLEEYLDELEFLTYTAGGEVVKRFSQKMDMPNPKTFIGTGKMEEVREFVKEHEIGAVIFDDELTPAQQKNVEKILKCKILDRTGLILDIFAQRAQTSYARTQVELAQYEYLLPRLAGMWTHLERQRGGIGMRGPGETEIETDRRIVRDKIALLKKKLETIDRQMEVQRGNRGQLVRVALVGYTNVGKSTLMNVISKSEVFAENKLFATLDTTVRKVVIRNLPFLLTDTVGFIRKLPTQLVESFKSTLDEVREADLLLHVVDISHPNFEEHIDSVNQILREIDTLDKPTLMVFNKIDAYRPEEIDDDDLVTERTSAHYSLKEWKKTWMNRMGDDVLFISAINKENMEDFRRKVYEAVRQIHITRFPYNNFLYPEYDKYGKEQQ, encoded by the coding sequence ATGATTGAAAAGACCGATTTACAATACGAAAAAACCGTTCTCATAGGGATCGTAACTCGTGAACAGGACGCCGATAAACTGGAAGAATACCTGGATGAGCTGGAATTTCTAACCTACACCGCAGGCGGTGAAGTCGTGAAACGGTTTTCTCAGAAAATGGATATGCCAAATCCCAAGACCTTCATTGGTACGGGAAAGATGGAAGAAGTACGTGAATTTGTGAAGGAGCATGAGATCGGTGCTGTAATTTTTGACGATGAGCTTACTCCTGCGCAGCAAAAAAACGTGGAAAAGATCCTGAAATGTAAGATTCTTGACCGTACTGGTCTAATTCTGGATATTTTCGCCCAGCGCGCGCAGACCAGTTATGCGAGAACACAGGTGGAACTTGCCCAATATGAATATTTACTCCCCAGGCTGGCCGGGATGTGGACGCACCTGGAGCGCCAGCGTGGAGGTATCGGGATGCGAGGTCCCGGAGAAACAGAGATTGAGACCGACCGTCGTATTGTTCGGGATAAAATTGCTCTGTTGAAGAAGAAATTGGAAACCATCGACAGGCAAATGGAAGTGCAGCGAGGAAATCGCGGCCAGCTCGTGCGTGTCGCTTTAGTGGGGTATACCAACGTTGGGAAATCCACGCTGATGAACGTAATTAGTAAAAGCGAAGTTTTTGCTGAAAATAAATTGTTCGCCACACTGGACACTACCGTTCGAAAAGTGGTGATTCGAAATCTTCCTTTTTTGTTGACAGATACTGTAGGTTTCATCAGAAAACTGCCAACCCAGCTGGTAGAGTCTTTTAAATCGACCTTGGATGAGGTGCGGGAAGCAGACCTGCTTTTACACGTCGTGGATATTTCTCATCCAAATTTCGAAGAACATATCGATTCGGTAAACCAGATCCTTCGCGAGATCGATACTCTGGATAAGCCAACCCTTATGGTCTTCAATAAAATTGACGCCTATAGACCGGAAGAGATCGATGATGACGACTTGGTGACCGAGCGAACCTCTGCGCACTACAGCCTAAAAGAATGGAAAAAGACCTGGATGAACAGGATGGGAGATGATGTATTGTTTATCTCGGCGATCAATAAGGAAAACATGGAAGACTTCCGAAGAAAAGTTTACGAAGCGGTACGACAGATCCATATCACGCGTTTTCCATACAATAATTTCCTGTATCCGGAATATGATAAATATGGAAAAGAACAGCAGTAA
- a CDS encoding DUF2480 family protein produces the protein MAEEIVNRVAQSKLVTFNLEEYYPEGPRVSFDISDWLQDGFVLREKEFRQQAKEYDWATFKGAYVALNCSTDAIVPAWAYMLVSTYLEGVAKKTVIGDLEMLETVLYAEIIDKLDVSGLEDQPVIIKGCSRKPVPKNAYVLLTNKLQPVVKSLMYGEACSSVPLYKKPKNQI, from the coding sequence ATGGCTGAAGAGATCGTAAACAGAGTAGCGCAGAGCAAACTGGTGACCTTCAACCTGGAAGAGTACTATCCGGAAGGACCGCGCGTGAGCTTCGACATCAGTGACTGGTTACAGGACGGTTTTGTACTGCGGGAAAAAGAGTTTCGCCAGCAAGCTAAAGAATACGACTGGGCAACCTTTAAAGGCGCTTACGTGGCGCTGAACTGCTCAACCGATGCTATTGTGCCGGCATGGGCGTATATGCTGGTTTCCACGTACCTTGAAGGTGTTGCAAAAAAGACGGTTATCGGTGATCTGGAAATGCTGGAAACCGTGTTGTATGCTGAAATTATCGATAAGCTGGACGTTTCAGGTCTGGAAGATCAGCCGGTCATTATTAAAGGTTGCTCCAGAAAACCTGTTCCGAAGAACGCGTATGTACTGCTCACTAACAAATTGCAACCGGTGGTAAAAAGTTTGATGTACGGGGAGGCCTGTTCATCGGTGCCACTATACAAAAAACCAAAAAATCAAATATGA
- a CDS encoding SUF system Fe-S cluster assembly protein — MEDEINTQELGEKIVKVLKTIYDPEIPVDIYELGLIYDVMVSTDHDVKILMTLTTPNCPVAETLPQEVEEKVKSLDMVNDCEVEITFDPPWSQDLMSEGAKLELGLL; from the coding sequence ATGGAAGACGAAATAAACACACAGGAACTCGGGGAGAAGATCGTAAAGGTTTTAAAGACCATTTATGATCCTGAAATTCCTGTAGATATCTACGAGCTGGGCCTCATTTACGATGTGATGGTCAGCACTGATCATGATGTAAAGATCCTGATGACCTTAACGACTCCTAATTGCCCGGTAGCGGAAACGCTTCCGCAGGAAGTGGAAGAAAAAGTGAAATCACTGGATATGGTGAACGATTGCGAGGTGGAGATCACTTTTGACCCGCCATGGAGCCAGGATTTGATGAGCGAAGGAGCGAAACTGGAACTCGGACTTTTATAA
- a CDS encoding SufE family protein → MSIEEKQQEVIDEFAMFDDWMQRYEYMIELGKSLPLIDEKYKIDENLIKGCQSKVWVHAELDGDKLVFTADSDAIITKGIVAILIRVFSNQHPSEIIEANTKFIDEIGLKEHLSPTRANGLVSMVKQLKMYAVAYQTQLK, encoded by the coding sequence ATGAGTATAGAGGAAAAACAACAGGAGGTAATTGACGAATTTGCCATGTTCGACGACTGGATGCAGCGTTATGAATATATGATCGAACTCGGTAAATCGCTGCCGCTTATTGATGAAAAATATAAGATCGATGAAAACCTGATCAAGGGCTGCCAGAGCAAGGTTTGGGTTCATGCAGAACTGGACGGGGATAAACTGGTTTTTACGGCTGATAGTGATGCGATCATCACTAAAGGGATTGTCGCCATTCTGATCAGGGTGTTTTCCAACCAGCATCCTTCGGAAATTATCGAAGCAAACACCAAGTTCATCGACGAAATTGGCCTGAAAGAGCATCTTTCTCCTACCAGGGCTAACGGACTCGTAAGCATGGTGAAACAATTAAAAATGTATGCAGTGGCATACCAAACTCAATTGAAATAA
- a CDS encoding aminotransferase class V-fold PLP-dependent enzyme, translating to MSRQTATLDVEKIRKDFPILKRKVNGYPLVYFDNAATSQTPQQVIDTISDYYSNYNANIHRGVHALSQEATDRYEQARETVRQHFNAAKAHEIIFTSGTTHGINLIANGFSSELREGDEVLVSAMEHHSNIVPWQMLCERTGAKLKVIPMDLKGELLISELEKLISEKTKMVFVNHVSNALGTVNPIKKIIDKAHEFGAAVLVDGAQAAPHIKADVQALDVDFYVVSAHKMCGPTGVGMLYGKEEWLEKLPPYQGGGEMIATVTFEKTTYAGLPHKFEAGTPNICGGIAFAAALDYMNAIGFENIAAYEQELLHYATNKLKEIDGMVIYGEAAEKTSVISFNIDGLHPYDIGTLLDKMGIAVRTGHHCAQPIMDFFNIPGTVRASFSFYNTFEEIDRFIEAVKKAKMMLQ from the coding sequence ATGAGTCGGCAAACTGCGACTTTAGATGTAGAAAAGATCAGGAAAGATTTTCCTATTCTGAAGAGAAAAGTGAATGGCTATCCGCTGGTTTATTTTGATAATGCGGCGACTTCTCAAACTCCGCAGCAGGTGATCGATACCATTTCAGATTATTACTCGAATTACAACGCGAATATTCATCGCGGTGTTCACGCCCTGTCGCAGGAAGCGACTGATAGATACGAACAGGCTCGTGAGACCGTTCGCCAACATTTCAATGCAGCCAAGGCTCATGAAATTATATTTACTTCTGGTACCACACATGGTATCAATTTAATTGCCAATGGTTTTTCTTCGGAATTACGCGAAGGTGATGAAGTCCTGGTTTCAGCCATGGAGCATCATTCCAATATTGTTCCGTGGCAAATGCTTTGCGAGCGAACCGGAGCGAAACTGAAAGTGATCCCTATGGATCTGAAGGGGGAATTGCTGATCAGCGAGTTGGAAAAACTGATTTCTGAAAAGACCAAAATGGTCTTCGTAAATCATGTTTCCAATGCGCTGGGAACCGTAAACCCCATTAAAAAGATCATTGATAAAGCCCACGAATTTGGAGCCGCTGTCCTGGTCGACGGTGCACAGGCTGCACCACACATCAAGGCTGATGTACAGGCTCTCGATGTAGATTTTTATGTGGTTTCTGCTCATAAAATGTGCGGTCCAACCGGGGTTGGTATGCTTTACGGTAAGGAAGAATGGCTGGAAAAACTGCCTCCTTATCAAGGTGGAGGTGAGATGATTGCTACGGTTACTTTTGAGAAGACAACGTATGCCGGCCTGCCTCACAAATTCGAAGCCGGTACACCAAACATTTGCGGCGGGATTGCCTTTGCAGCAGCACTGGATTATATGAATGCGATCGGTTTTGAGAATATTGCGGCTTACGAGCAGGAATTACTTCATTACGCCACCAATAAACTGAAGGAGATCGACGGAATGGTGATCTATGGAGAGGCTGCTGAAAAAACTTCGGTGATCTCTTTCAATATCGATGGTTTGCATCCTTATGATATCGGTACGCTGCTGGACAAGATGGGTATTGCCGTGAGAACAGGTCATCACTGTGCCCAGCCAATTATGGATTTCTTCAATATTCCAGGTACCGTAAGAGCTTCTTTTTCTTTCTATAATACTTTTGAAGAGATCGATCGGTTTATCGAAGCCGTAAAAAAGGCCAAAATGATGCTTCAATAG
- the sufD gene encoding Fe-S cluster assembly protein SufD — protein sequence MELKDKLISSFMAFEESLDPDSHLNPVRTQAIRDFENFGFPSRKDENWKYTSLNSILKHDYSVFPKKEDAIDYKDIKKYLIHDIDSYKLVFIDGIYSSHLSETTHDKIDVCLMSSALNKEKYQPVIENYFNKIAPKSGLNSLNTAFAREGAFIHIHKNKMADKPIQIINFSTGNETSLLLQPRNLIVAGENSHVQIIERHQSLTDHPVLTNSVTEIFAEKRAIVDYYKIQNDKSSASLIDNTFIEQKGETEVSVHTFSFGGKLTRNNLNFYQKGERINSILKGVTIIEDKQHVDHNTLVHHIEPNCESHQDYKGIFGDSSTGVFNGKVLVEKEAQKTDAYQANNNILADDKATINSKPQLEIFADDVACSHGCTIGQLDEEALFYLQSRGIPRKEARGLLMYAFANNVLESVKIPEVKSRINKLIATKLGVELGYNL from the coding sequence ATGGAATTAAAAGATAAACTCATCTCATCCTTCATGGCTTTTGAAGAAAGCCTGGACCCAGACAGCCATCTGAACCCGGTTCGGACTCAGGCTATCAGGGACTTCGAAAACTTTGGTTTTCCAAGCCGAAAGGATGAGAACTGGAAATATACCTCGCTAAACTCTATTCTGAAGCACGATTACAGCGTGTTTCCGAAGAAAGAAGATGCGATAGATTACAAAGACATCAAAAAGTATTTGATCCACGATATTGACAGCTATAAACTGGTTTTTATTGACGGGATCTACTCTTCACATTTATCGGAAACCACCCATGACAAGATCGATGTGTGCCTGATGTCTTCCGCGCTGAACAAGGAAAAATACCAGCCGGTCATTGAAAATTATTTCAATAAGATCGCGCCAAAAAGTGGTTTGAATAGCCTGAATACGGCTTTCGCCCGCGAAGGAGCTTTCATCCACATCCACAAGAATAAAATGGCTGATAAGCCTATCCAGATCATCAATTTTTCAACTGGAAATGAAACGTCTCTGCTGCTTCAGCCAAGAAATTTGATCGTAGCAGGAGAGAATTCACATGTTCAGATCATTGAAAGACATCAGAGCCTTACCGATCATCCGGTTTTAACCAATTCGGTAACCGAAATTTTTGCTGAAAAGCGTGCGATCGTAGATTATTACAAGATTCAGAATGATAAATCTTCAGCTTCATTGATTGATAATACCTTTATCGAGCAAAAAGGCGAGACCGAAGTTTCTGTTCACACGTTCTCTTTTGGCGGAAAACTGACCAGAAATAACCTGAATTTTTATCAGAAAGGTGAACGCATCAATTCTATTCTGAAAGGTGTGACGATCATCGAAGATAAACAACATGTAGATCACAATACGCTTGTTCACCATATCGAACCAAATTGTGAAAGCCACCAGGATTATAAAGGAATTTTTGGTGACAGCTCAACCGGTGTTTTCAACGGAAAGGTACTGGTAGAGAAAGAAGCCCAAAAAACCGATGCTTACCAGGCGAATAACAATATCCTGGCTGATGACAAAGCAACGATCAACTCCAAACCTCAGTTAGAGATTTTTGCTGATGATGTGGCCTGTAGTCACGGTTGTACTATTGGTCAGCTGGACGAAGAGGCTTTGTTCTACCTTCAGTCAAGAGGGATTCCACGAAAAGAAGCCCGCGGATTGCTGATGTATGCTTTTGCCAACAATGTATTGGAAAGCGTAAAAATTCCCGAGGTGAAATCGCGTATCAATAAACTGATCGCTACGAAACTTGGTGTAGAACTGGGTTACAACTTATAA
- the sufC gene encoding Fe-S cluster assembly ATPase SufC codes for MLHINNLHANIEDKEILKGINLEIKPGEVHAIMGPNGSGKSTLSSVIAGREEYEVTNGEMIFEGEDLQELDPEERSHKGIFLSFQYPVEIPGVSVTNFMKTAINAQRKARGLEDMPANEMLKLIREKSEMLEIDRKFLSRSLNQGFSGGEKKRNEIFQMAMLDPKLSILDETDSGLDIDALKIVADGVNKLRREDNAVLLITHYQRLLNYIVPDFVHVLVDGKIVKSGGKELAYELEERGYDWIKQEKAV; via the coding sequence ATGTTACATATAAACAACTTACACGCAAATATTGAAGATAAGGAAATCCTGAAAGGGATTAATCTTGAAATCAAACCTGGAGAGGTGCACGCGATCATGGGGCCGAACGGTTCCGGAAAAAGTACGCTTTCTTCTGTGATTGCAGGAAGAGAAGAATACGAGGTGACGAACGGTGAAATGATCTTTGAAGGGGAAGACCTTCAGGAATTGGATCCGGAAGAGCGTTCCCATAAAGGTATTTTTCTTTCTTTCCAGTATCCGGTTGAAATTCCGGGCGTGTCAGTAACCAACTTCATGAAAACGGCCATCAACGCACAGCGTAAAGCCAGAGGTTTGGAAGACATGCCGGCGAATGAAATGCTGAAGCTGATTCGCGAAAAATCTGAAATGCTGGAAATTGACAGGAAATTTCTTTCTCGTTCCCTGAACCAGGGCTTTTCCGGAGGAGAGAAGAAGCGTAACGAAATTTTCCAGATGGCGATGCTCGATCCAAAATTGTCTATTCTTGATGAGACTGATTCTGGCCTGGATATCGATGCATTGAAGATCGTAGCCGATGGTGTGAATAAATTGAGAAGAGAAGACAACGCGGTTCTTCTAATTACGCACTACCAGAGACTGTTGAATTATATCGTGCCAGATTTTGTTCATGTATTGGTTGATGGTAAAATCGTGAAGTCTGGAGGAAAAGAACTGGCTTACGAACTGGAAGAAAGAGGCTACGACTGGATCAAACAGGAAAAAGCAGTTTAA